The genomic stretch GACACGCTGTACGTGGTGAACAGCACCGCGCTGGCGACGTCGAGCCACGGCTCGTTGATGGCGGTGGATACGCGCTCGCTGTCGGTGCGCTGGGAATTGCCGGTGGGGGATGAGCCCCGAGGCATCGCGCTGGCGCAGGGTGGCAAGCGCGCGCTCATCACCCGCTTCCGTCAGGGCGACCTGGTCTCCGTGGACCTGACGGACGCGGACCGGCCCCGCGTGGCGCGTGAGCAGACGGACTTGTACGCGCGCGCCAACGTCCGGGACAACGTGGCCGCGGCCCCGGACGGGCTGACGCCGCTGCCTCCGGCCGCGGACATCCGCTTCCAGCCGCGCAGCATGTCGAGCGTGGCGGTGACGCCGGATGGAGAGCGCGCGTTGGCGACCGTGATGTGGGCGCGGGAGGACCCGCTGTCTCCAGACGGGACGCCGACCCCGCCGACCGGGGGCTCGCTCTACGGCGGCGGAGGGCCCTGCAACACGGGCGGCGTGGTAGCGCCGGGGCTGGTCACCTTCGACACGGACACGGGCACGCCCCGGGTGGATGACCTGGACCGGTGCCGTCCGCCGCCGGACCTGTCACCGGACTTTCCGCCCTCCACCATCATCAGCCCGGAGCTGACGCACCCCATCCAGGGGCCGGTGGCGGCGGTGGTGGACCCGACGGGCCTCTGGGCCTTCGTGGTGAACCGGGAGACGGACAACGTCGCCATCATCCCCACGGGGCGCCGTTCGGGCTCGGACCTGATGGCCGGCCTGGGCAGCACGGTGCGTCAGCTGGTGCGCGTGGGCTCCGGTCCCACCGGCATCGCGATGACGCGGGATGGGCGCAAGGCCTATGTCTACAACGCGTTCGACCACACGGTGACGACGCTGGTGAGCGACGGCGCGGGTGGCACCGCCAACATCCGCACGGACGGCGCGCCGCTGCCCATCGCAGGCGACGTGCTGGCGCCCAACGAGGTGGCGGGCCGCAAGCTGTTCTTCAGCGCGCTGGACTCGCGCATGGCCAGTACGTCGGTGGGCGCGTCGTGTGCGAGCTGTCATCCCGATGGCCGCGAGGACGGCCACGTCTGGGGTTTCCCGGACGGGCCTCGTCAGACGCCCAGCCTCGCGGGCCGGAGCATGACGAAGACGGGGCCGTTCCACTGGAGCGGCGAGTTCTCCACCATGCGGGACTTCCTCGACGCGACGGTGCGCCACCGCATGGGCGGGACGGTGCTGGACGGCGTCATGGTGGCGCAGCTGTCCGACTTCATCGACGTGCTGCCCGCGCCGGACAACCCGCACAGGGCTGACGTCCTCACCGACGCGCAGACACGCGGCGAGGCCGTGTTCCGCAAGGCCGCGTGTGACACCTGCCACGGAGGGGAGCACTTCACCCTCAACACGCAGGCCGACGTGGGCACATTCGTCACCTCGGGGCCGCTCCAGGATGACCCGGTGGTGCGCAAGCAGGGGCTCAACACGCCGTCGCTGTTGGGGCTGGCCCGCACCGCGCCGTACCTGCATGACGGCAGCGCCGTGTCGCTGAAGGACCGGCTGATGCAGGGCCGCGAGTCGAATCAGCACGGCGTGACGGCGCAGCTCACCGACGCCGAGGTCGACGACCTGGTGGCGTACCTGCTCACGCTGTAGGGGACGGGGGCTGTCCGGTGGGCCTCAGGGCTCGCCGGAGTCCCCCGCGTCCTCTTCCCGGGCGCCGGGTGTCCCCGCGTCGAGCACGGCGGGCGTGGTGGCGATGAGCGCCGAGCGCGCCACCTCCACGGCCCGCTCCGTCTCACCGCCCAGCCAGGTGACGACGACCGCGCAGTCCGTGTCGTCATCCCAGGCCAGCACCTGGGACATGCCCTGGGCGGGCGCGCGCCGCACCGCGGCACGGCCCAGCGCGGGCACCGCCACGCCGCCGGCCTGGAGGGTCGGGGCCATCAACGATTGGATGTCCGATTGGGCGTAGCGGGCGTTGCAGTCCCAGGTGATGGAGACGGCGAGGCCGGGCTCCGCGTCCGAGCGGAAGCTGCACAGCGGGCCACACGTCGGGCAGGCGCGCTCCTGCTTCATGGTGAAGCCGGGGAGCATCAGCTCGCGGTCGTCCGCTGGCAGCAGCACCTCGCAGTCGGGGAGCGCCGCGCGCTCGACAGGGGGCGCCGTGGTGCCCGCGTCCACCGCGGGTGAGTCCGAGGGTCGGCTCCGGCACGCCGCCAGCGCCAGTGCCATGAACAATGCCGCGCGCCCTCCAGCCCTCATCCCGTGTGACTCCCGTGTGCGCCTGCCGAAGCGGCGCGGATGGTAGACCGGAGGATGCCTCGCGCGGCGACGTTTCCCGCATGCCGCTGACCGCTTCCGGACGCAGGCCCGGTTTGGCCTCCAAGCGGGCGGGCTTGCCTCGTGCCTTATATGCCCGTCGGACTAAGCTGAGGCTTCCCACCATGCGCTCCGCCCCCTCCTTGCCCCTGCTTGTGCTTGCCCTGGTGGGAGACGTCCAAGCTCGTCCGGCGGAGGGCGCGTCCACGGCTGTCGTGCCGTCGCAGGCGAGGGTGGCGGGGGCCGAGGCTTCGAAGGCGCGTGTCCCCTCGGAGGGCTCGTCGAAAGCATCCGTGCCGTCCCAGCCAGGACCGCCTGCGTCTGGAGGCGGGGCACCGGCACGTGTGTCCTCGGGAAGCGCGCCCGCGGCGGCTTCTGCGCCAGCGGAGCCTCCTGGGGCGCCTCGGCGCAACCCGGCGCCGGACACCTCCTGGGCGCAACCCGGCCAGGTCGCCGCGCCCGCTCGCAACGAAGCTCCGGACGACGCGGCCTGGGAGTCCTTCCCGGGCGCCACCGCTGTCCCCGATGCGGAGGCGGCGGCCACGCTGCCCCAGCTGCCCGAAGTTCCGCCGCTGGTGCCCGTCGACGAGGCCGCCATCCCCGCGCCCCGGACGCCGCCGGCTCCCGTCAGGCCGCCGCCCGTCCCCAACCGCGTGAGCCTGCTCGGCGCCCGGACGATGGGGGCGGGGGGCATGGCCGTGGGCCTGGCCCTGGGCTTTCCCATCGTGTCCGCGCGAGTCGCCGTGGGCGTCCATCGCCGCGTGGACGTGCTGGCCGGCGTGGACAGCGCCTACGGGTTGATGAACGAGCTGCGCGTGGGCGCGCGGTGGATGGTGCTCGACGGCGGGCCCCGGTGGAGCGTGGGCGTGGCGGTGGAGGGAAGCCACGCCTTCTTCCTGCGGCCCGCGAGCGTGGAGGACCGGGGCGCGCGCTACTACAGCGGCCGCCGCAATTGGAACGTGCTGCCCGGCGTCGTCGGCAATCTCCAAATCGCGGGCGCCCGCTCGCCGCGACTGTTCCTGGACGTCCGCTACCTGATGGCGCTGGACACCGAGCCCATTCAAGGGGTGCCGCTGGGCGGCCTGCCCCCTGACGTAGCGCTGTCCGGCGCCTTTCCGGTGCGGTTGGGCGCGGAAATCCCCGTGAGTGAGAAAACGTCCTACGCTCTGACGATTGGCGGGGACATCCGGACCCGGCCTGACGAGACGGACTTCATGCCCGTCATCACCTTTGGCGTCGTGACTGGTTTCTAGCGAGGTCTTCCATGCGTGGCAGTGTCATCGGCTCCGGCTCCTTCGGTACCGCCCTGGCGAACGTGCTCGCGGTCAATTGCGAGGAGGTTCGTCTGTGGGGTCGTGAGTCCTCCGTCGTGGAGGCCATCAACACGCAGCACGAGAACCCCACCTACCTGAAGGGCATCCCCATCTCGGAGCGCGTGCGCGCCACGAATGACCTCCAGGAGGCGCTCGTGGGCTCGGAGCTGGTGGTGCTGGCCACGCCCAGCCACGCCACGCGCGAGGTGGTGGCGAAGGCCCAGGCGTACCTGCCGCGCCATGTCCCCATCGTCACGGTGTCGAAGGGCATCGAGAACGGGACGCTGCTGACGATGACGGAGCTCCTGGAGGACTGCCTGCCGGAGGAGTTCCACCCGTACCTCGCGGTGCTGTCCGGCCCCAGCTTCGCCAAGGAGCTGGCGCGGCGCATGCCCACGGTGGTGACCATCGCCTCCCACTGGGACAAGGTGGCGCTGCGCTGCCAGAAGGCGCTGCAGACGGAGACGTTCCGCAGCTACACCTCCACGGACGTGGTGGGCGTGCAGTACGGCGGCGCGCTGAAGAACGTCATCGCGATTGCCGCCGGCATGGCGGACGGCCTGGGCATGGGCCACAACGCGCGCGCGGCCATCATCACCCGCGGCCTGGCGGAGATTACGCGCCTGGCGGTGCGCAAGGGCGCCAACCCGCTGACGCTCTCCGGCCTGTCCGGCATGGGCGACCTGGTGCTGACGTGCACGGGCGAGCTGAGCCGCAACCGGCACGTGGGGATGGAGCTGGGCAAGGGCCGCAAGCTGCCGGACATCCTCGCGGACATGAAGGAGGTGGCCGAAGGCGTGAAGACGGCCCGCAGCGCGCACGAACTGGAGGTCAAGACGGGCGTGGAGCTGCCCATCTGCCACCAGGTGTACCTGATTGCCCACGAGGGCAAGAGCGCGCGCACGGCGGTGGTGGACCTGATGACGCGCCAGCCGAAGTCGGAGCTGGCGGGCGTCTGAGCGGCCTTCAGTAGCGGCGCGGCGCGGCGTCCGGCGTGGCGCCACGGACGCGCCACACGGTGAGCCGCTGGGAGTTGGTGTGGCTCACCACCATACCCTCCTGCTGCATCTGCTCCAGCAGGCGGTTCGTCTTGAGCCGGTCCAGCCCCACGGACTTCGCCAACTGGTCACCGGGCATGCCGCTGATGTTGCGGCGCAGCTCGTTGACGATGGCGCGCTTGAACTCGTTCTTCTGGAGTCCGTCCAGGTCCTGCGTGCGCCAGGCCTGGAGGACGCCCGCGGCGATGATGACCAGCGTCAGCACCGCCAGCACGGGATAGATGATGTGGCTGTTCTGCTCCAGCAGCTCGATGTACTTCGGAGACATGGAGGACACAGGCTTCGCGTAGTCAGCCTGGGCCAGCAGCAGGGGTGTGAGCGAGGGAATCGA from Myxococcus xanthus encodes the following:
- a CDS encoding c-type cytochrome, coding for MRRTVLATVLASMLALPACEDRDAQATWTQSSGSVALSRDDAFLYVVDSDNGVLAVVDTARREKVGEVKVGLLPERVAVGPDDTVYVSNRGSRSVSVIRRGDWNEAARIAVGVEPVGLSVSPAGDTLYVVNSTALATSSHGSLMAVDTRSLSVRWELPVGDEPRGIALAQGGKRALITRFRQGDLVSVDLTDADRPRVAREQTDLYARANVRDNVAAAPDGLTPLPPAADIRFQPRSMSSVAVTPDGERALATVMWAREDPLSPDGTPTPPTGGSLYGGGGPCNTGGVVAPGLVTFDTDTGTPRVDDLDRCRPPPDLSPDFPPSTIISPELTHPIQGPVAAVVDPTGLWAFVVNRETDNVAIIPTGRRSGSDLMAGLGSTVRQLVRVGSGPTGIAMTRDGRKAYVYNAFDHTVTTLVSDGAGGTANIRTDGAPLPIAGDVLAPNEVAGRKLFFSALDSRMASTSVGASCASCHPDGREDGHVWGFPDGPRQTPSLAGRSMTKTGPFHWSGEFSTMRDFLDATVRHRMGGTVLDGVMVAQLSDFIDVLPAPDNPHRADVLTDAQTRGEAVFRKAACDTCHGGEHFTLNTQADVGTFVTSGPLQDDPVVRKQGLNTPSLLGLARTAPYLHDGSAVSLKDRLMQGRESNQHGVTAQLTDAEVDDLVAYLLTL
- a CDS encoding NAD(P)H-dependent glycerol-3-phosphate dehydrogenase; protein product: MRGSVIGSGSFGTALANVLAVNCEEVRLWGRESSVVEAINTQHENPTYLKGIPISERVRATNDLQEALVGSELVVLATPSHATREVVAKAQAYLPRHVPIVTVSKGIENGTLLTMTELLEDCLPEEFHPYLAVLSGPSFAKELARRMPTVVTIASHWDKVALRCQKALQTETFRSYTSTDVVGVQYGGALKNVIAIAAGMADGLGMGHNARAAIITRGLAEITRLAVRKGANPLTLSGLSGMGDLVLTCTGELSRNRHVGMELGKGRKLPDILADMKEVAEGVKTARSAHELEVKTGVELPICHQVYLIAHEGKSARTAVVDLMTRQPKSELAGV